In Quadrisphaera sp. DSM 44207, one DNA window encodes the following:
- a CDS encoding GtrA family protein, with the protein MTAVPAQLGGLLRQHRELVLYGLIGGTSALLDLVVFLVLVGTTSISEVLATCLSVSVGIVTSFTLNARFNYRTSSHLVQRFAAFYAVGFLGVVMSAAILFLLHDKAGMAPWGAKVISIPAVVVTQFLVNRKVAFGDVLRHTGRFSGAEVAVLAVAGAGMLANSLIGLTFADEHDNFMGGVLLTRGELPYQDYHSHHMPLAYYAAGVIAFFTGSDFVLFRAGLAVVLFGWLLAVHGNLKKAFGRWPSLLAVLLLAGLQPVFWTQHMTADTLTAFAVAHFLAWLAALLWQREDPLPPLGWGQLLLRASLTMVPVLGTLPTAPLSAAMIAVLVVVVWGGTSGGRLRRAVTALVRTGLACLPIAVLTMAPTALTGGLGAFYASAFTFNTEYYADHVADLQPTLRGTLVAAALQPLRGLLTFEYGFAQQDRLGSFVDLATVLVVVLLVLAAWRARAAGTRWFALALALVTYAAASRSGFRAFTYYHEAAVGTAFVIALVALLWLCAHPAAVDVQRGLVQALAVVGVLVTVVVAAFGVRVGFPSWTSIANAPREHVRAQLGAEDERVELFREVTDEVGGTFWDGPYGFYSAAQLPERRASYYTFFLPWQADCGPCSAKLERDLQRADPVVVHWTGEFLSATDYAPAVSEVLAQGYYQVGDPRLADIYFSTDHRARIDALLQRNGYDV; encoded by the coding sequence ATGACCGCCGTCCCCGCGCAGCTGGGAGGGCTGCTCCGCCAGCACCGGGAGCTCGTGCTCTACGGCCTCATCGGGGGCACCAGCGCCCTGCTCGACCTGGTCGTCTTCCTGGTGCTGGTCGGCACCACCTCGATCTCCGAGGTGCTGGCCACGTGCCTGTCCGTCAGCGTCGGCATCGTCACGAGCTTCACGCTGAACGCGCGCTTCAACTACCGCACGAGCTCGCACCTGGTGCAGCGCTTCGCCGCGTTCTACGCGGTGGGCTTCCTCGGCGTGGTGATGAGCGCCGCCATCCTCTTCCTGCTGCACGACAAGGCCGGCATGGCGCCCTGGGGCGCCAAGGTGATCTCCATCCCCGCCGTCGTCGTCACGCAGTTCCTCGTCAACCGCAAGGTCGCCTTCGGCGACGTCCTGCGCCACACCGGCCGCTTCTCCGGGGCCGAGGTGGCCGTGCTCGCCGTCGCGGGCGCCGGGATGCTCGCCAACAGCCTCATCGGGCTGACCTTCGCCGACGAGCACGACAACTTCATGGGCGGCGTCCTGCTCACCCGCGGCGAGCTGCCCTACCAGGACTACCACTCCCACCACATGCCGCTGGCGTACTACGCGGCCGGGGTGATCGCGTTCTTCACCGGCTCCGACTTCGTGCTCTTCCGGGCCGGCCTGGCGGTCGTGCTGTTCGGATGGCTGCTGGCGGTCCACGGCAACCTCAAGAAGGCGTTCGGGCGCTGGCCGTCCCTGCTGGCCGTGCTCCTCCTGGCCGGGCTGCAGCCGGTGTTCTGGACCCAGCACATGACGGCGGACACCCTGACCGCGTTCGCCGTGGCGCACTTCCTCGCCTGGCTCGCGGCCCTGCTGTGGCAGCGGGAGGACCCCCTGCCGCCCTTGGGCTGGGGGCAGCTGCTGCTGCGCGCGTCCCTGACGATGGTCCCGGTGCTCGGCACCCTGCCGACCGCGCCGCTGTCCGCGGCGATGATCGCCGTGCTCGTGGTCGTGGTGTGGGGCGGCACCTCCGGCGGGCGGCTGCGCCGCGCGGTCACGGCGCTCGTGCGCACCGGGCTGGCCTGCCTGCCGATCGCCGTCCTGACCATGGCGCCGACCGCGCTGACCGGCGGGCTGGGCGCCTTCTACGCCTCGGCGTTCACCTTCAACACCGAGTACTACGCCGACCACGTCGCCGACCTGCAGCCGACCCTGCGCGGCACGCTCGTGGCCGCGGCGCTGCAGCCGCTGCGGGGCCTGCTGACGTTCGAGTACGGCTTCGCGCAGCAGGACCGGCTCGGCTCCTTCGTCGACCTGGCCACCGTCCTGGTCGTCGTGCTGCTCGTGCTCGCGGCGTGGCGGGCGCGCGCGGCCGGCACCCGCTGGTTCGCCCTCGCGCTGGCCCTCGTGACCTACGCGGCGGCCAGCCGCAGCGGCTTCCGCGCCTTCACCTACTACCACGAGGCCGCGGTCGGCACCGCGTTCGTCATCGCCCTCGTGGCGCTGCTGTGGCTGTGCGCGCACCCGGCGGCGGTGGACGTCCAGCGCGGGCTGGTGCAGGCCCTCGCCGTGGTCGGAGTGCTCGTCACCGTGGTCGTCGCGGCCTTCGGGGTGCGGGTGGGCTTCCCGTCGTGGACGAGCATCGCCAACGCCCCCCGCGAGCACGTGCGGGCGCAGCTGGGGGCCGAGGACGAGCGCGTGGAGCTGTTCCGGGAGGTCACCGACGAGGTCGGCGGCACGTTCTGGGACGGGCCCTACGGCTTCTACAGCGCCGCGCAGCTGCCCGAGCGCCGGGCCTCCTACTACACGTTCTTCCTGCCCTGGCAGGCCGACTGCGGCCCCTGCTCGGCGAAGCTGGAGCGGGACCTGCAGCGCGCCGACCCGGTCGTCGTCCACTGGACCGGGGAGTTCCTCTCCGCCACCGACTACGCGCCCGCGGTCTCCGAGGTGCTCGCGCAGGGCTACTACCAGGTGGGCGACCCGCGCCTGGCCGACATCTACTTCTCGACCGACCATCGAGCGCGCATCGACGCGCTCCTGCAGAGGAACGGCTATGACGTCTGA
- a CDS encoding glycosyltransferase family 2 protein — translation METQRERKLVSYIFPIYNEAGNIPLLHRTLSDLLAAHPEYDYELIFVNDGSRDRSLELLHELAAADERVVVLDLSRNFGHQLAVTAGLDAARGDAVIIMDSDLQDPPSVSFELLAAWEAGNDVVYAQRRSRKDTLFKRLTADVYYRLLHSVADIDIPRNTGDFRLMDRAVVDQLVSMREHNRFLRGMVSFAGFRQVAVPFDRDERHSGVTGYPLKKMIKFAADGIMSFSAAPLQLIARIGYLFAALAFLGIVYAIVMKFFFPEVTIPGWTFIVISILLIGGVQTIMLGILGSYIGRIYTDVQGRPLYIVREVVGRGAGQWPRTGSAPARLQAGAERPVQPGVQPGVQPGIQQGVQQGAQPAGLRR, via the coding sequence GTGGAGACCCAGCGGGAGCGCAAGCTCGTCAGCTACATCTTCCCCATCTACAACGAGGCCGGGAACATCCCGCTGCTGCACCGCACGCTCAGCGACCTGCTCGCCGCCCACCCCGAGTACGACTACGAGCTGATCTTCGTCAACGACGGCAGCCGCGACCGCTCCCTGGAGCTGCTGCACGAGCTGGCCGCCGCCGACGAGCGCGTGGTCGTCCTCGACCTCTCCCGCAACTTCGGGCACCAGCTCGCGGTCACCGCGGGCCTGGACGCCGCCCGCGGCGACGCGGTGATCATCATGGACAGCGACCTGCAGGACCCGCCGAGCGTCAGCTTCGAGCTGCTCGCCGCCTGGGAGGCCGGCAACGACGTCGTGTACGCGCAGCGGCGCAGCCGCAAGGACACCCTGTTCAAGCGGCTGACGGCCGACGTGTACTACCGCCTGCTGCACTCGGTCGCCGACATCGACATCCCCCGCAACACCGGGGACTTCCGGCTCATGGACCGCGCGGTCGTGGACCAGCTGGTCTCCATGCGCGAGCACAACCGGTTCCTGCGCGGCATGGTCAGCTTCGCCGGCTTCCGCCAGGTCGCCGTGCCCTTCGACCGCGACGAGCGGCACTCCGGCGTCACGGGCTACCCGCTCAAGAAGATGATCAAGTTCGCGGCGGACGGCATCATGAGCTTCTCCGCGGCCCCGCTGCAGCTCATCGCCCGCATCGGCTACCTGTTCGCGGCGCTGGCGTTCCTCGGCATCGTCTACGCGATCGTCATGAAGTTCTTCTTCCCCGAGGTGACGATCCCGGGGTGGACGTTCATCGTCATCAGCATCCTGCTCATCGGCGGGGTGCAGACGATCATGCTGGGGATCCTCGGGTCCTACATCGGCCGCATCTACACCGACGTGCAGGGCCGGCCCCTGTACATCGTGCGCGAGGTCGTCGGCCGCGGCGCGGGGCAGTGGCCGCGCACCGGCTCGGCGCCGGCCCGGCTGCAGGCCGGCGCCGAGCGCCCGGTCCAGCCGGGGGTCCAGCCAGGGGTCCAGCCGGGTATCCAGCAGGGAGTGCAGCAGGGGGCGCAGCCGGCGGGCCTGCGCCGATGA
- a CDS encoding ABC transporter ATP-binding protein: MRFLLRHTRSLKELAVYAVRGRDLSNSFMALDGVSLRVDAGETVALLGFNGSGKSTLLKLISGVMRPTSGQVRVRGRIAGLIEVGAGFHPDLTGRENVFLNGAILGMDEATIRRRFDDIVAFSEIERFIDTEVKHYSSGMFLRLAFAVAAHTDPEIFLIDEILAVGDEPFQRKCLERIRVLRDEGRTLVIVSHDLDMVQALVDRGVVLQSGRAVFDGPAHAAVDHLRQSA, from the coding sequence ATGCGCTTCCTGCTGCGCCACACCCGCTCCCTCAAGGAGCTCGCCGTCTACGCCGTGCGCGGGCGCGACCTGTCCAACAGCTTCATGGCCCTGGACGGCGTCTCCCTGCGCGTGGACGCCGGCGAGACCGTCGCCCTGCTGGGGTTCAACGGGTCGGGCAAGTCGACCCTGCTCAAGCTCATCTCCGGGGTGATGCGCCCCACGAGCGGCCAGGTGCGCGTGCGCGGGCGCATCGCCGGGCTGATCGAGGTGGGCGCGGGATTCCACCCCGACCTGACCGGGCGCGAGAACGTCTTCCTCAACGGCGCGATCCTCGGCATGGACGAGGCGACGATCCGGCGCCGCTTCGACGACATCGTCGCCTTCAGCGAGATCGAGCGCTTCATCGACACCGAGGTCAAGCACTACTCCTCGGGCATGTTCCTGCGCCTGGCCTTCGCCGTCGCCGCCCACACCGACCCCGAGATCTTCCTCATCGACGAGATCCTCGCGGTCGGCGACGAGCCGTTCCAGCGCAAGTGCCTGGAGCGGATCCGGGTGCTGCGCGACGAGGGGCGCACCCTCGTCATCGTCAGCCACGACCTCGACATGGTGCAGGCCCTCGTGGACCGCGGGGTCGTCCTGCAGTCCGGCCGGGCCGTCTTCGACGGCCCGGCGCACGCCGCCGTCGACCACCTGCGGCAGTCGGCATGA
- a CDS encoding ABC transporter permease: MTAVASAPAVVPGHGAGLLDVVRRRYLLQLLVRKELRVRYHGSVLGLAWSYVKPGVQYVVYFLALGVFLRLREVIPDFAVYLFSGMIVVNLFSEALGNATRSVLNNADLVKKIYLPRELFPVASVWVAIVHFVPQLVVLLVGAVVAGWRPQVVPLLAAVAGFLVVLLLATGLGLLCGAVNTVFRDLENLVDLLLMVAVWISPVLYSWQQVAATPLVADNPVLLTIYQLNPVTVAVELFHWAFWLPGSGLGPEVLPPHLLWHTAWALGVAVLVLALGQAVFRRLEGRFAQEL; the protein is encoded by the coding sequence ATGACCGCGGTGGCCAGCGCCCCCGCGGTGGTCCCCGGCCACGGCGCGGGGCTGCTCGACGTCGTGCGCCGGCGCTACCTGCTGCAGCTGCTGGTGCGCAAGGAGCTGCGGGTGCGCTACCACGGCTCCGTCCTCGGCCTGGCGTGGTCCTACGTCAAGCCGGGCGTGCAGTACGTCGTCTACTTCCTCGCCCTGGGCGTGTTCCTGCGGCTGCGGGAGGTCATCCCCGACTTCGCGGTGTACCTGTTCTCCGGGATGATCGTCGTCAACCTCTTCTCCGAGGCCCTGGGCAACGCCACCCGCTCGGTGCTCAACAACGCCGACCTCGTCAAGAAGATCTACCTGCCGCGCGAGCTGTTCCCGGTCGCCAGCGTGTGGGTGGCGATCGTGCACTTCGTGCCCCAGCTGGTGGTGCTGCTCGTGGGGGCGGTCGTCGCCGGCTGGCGCCCGCAGGTGGTGCCGCTGCTCGCCGCGGTGGCCGGGTTCCTCGTCGTGCTGCTGCTGGCCACCGGCCTGGGGCTGCTGTGCGGGGCGGTCAACACCGTCTTCCGCGACCTGGAGAACCTCGTCGACCTGCTGCTCATGGTCGCCGTGTGGATCTCGCCGGTGCTCTACTCCTGGCAGCAGGTCGCCGCGACCCCCCTGGTGGCCGACAACCCGGTGCTGCTGACCATCTACCAGCTGAACCCCGTGACCGTGGCGGTGGAGCTGTTCCACTGGGCGTTCTGGCTGCCCGGCTCCGGGCTCGGCCCCGAGGTGCTGCCGCCGCACCTGCTGTGGCACACCGCCTGGGCGCTGGGCGTCGCGGTGCTCGTCCTCGCCCTCGGTCAGGCCGTCTTCCGGCGCCTCGAGGGCCGGTTCGCCCAGGAGCTGTGA
- a CDS encoding glycosyltransferase, translating to MSAVAAQQRSETAAASVPVRELARVVLPVGGDDDVLPLYVEGELSAGAAAPAAPPGSATAAAQAVDQVLGRRRYRVPAGTRSSFGTYFNAFPAGYWRRWTEVGAVTLRVRTSGPGTVVVYRSNAKGNIQRTAALPVTGEASSTFELTLKPFNDGGWYWFDLVAGNDHLVLEEASWSAPSERPRGTATVAVTTFDRPDYCARLLATLGEAEELAGVLDEVVVVDQGRRLVTEDEGYPAAAAALGQRLRVVRQANLGGSGGFSRGMVEAAAGGRSRYVQLLDDDVMVEPEGIARAVAFADLARTPTIVGGHMFSLYQRTLLHALGERVQKWRFWWGPVAATAEDHDLAHANLRGTPWLHRRVDVDYNGWWMCLIPVDVVRRIGASLPVFIKWDDAEYGLRAAQVDVPTVSLPGVAVWHVPWTDKDDAVDWQAYFHARNRVVAALLHSPYPRGGNVVRESLSTQVKHLLSMQYSTAELRLLALEDAMAGWERLHEDLPTKLAQVRALRARFPDATTAPDAASYPRPKRRRPPRKGRDIEVPEGRAGILASAVTGAVKQLRPLDDLARTNPQAAVPHMDARWWLLSQLDSALVSTADGTGVAWYRRDPRRYADLMRRSIAVHQRLLREWPHLAAAYREGAGELTSLERWRATLGLDGRGDGRSGGDGRSGGGGPQQGVGSP from the coding sequence ATGAGCGCGGTGGCCGCGCAGCAGCGCTCGGAAACGGCCGCGGCGTCGGTGCCGGTGCGCGAGCTGGCGCGGGTGGTGCTGCCCGTCGGCGGCGACGACGACGTCCTGCCCCTGTACGTCGAGGGCGAGCTGAGCGCGGGGGCGGCGGCCCCCGCGGCGCCCCCCGGCAGCGCCACGGCCGCCGCCCAGGCGGTGGACCAGGTCCTCGGGCGGCGCCGCTACCGGGTGCCGGCCGGCACCCGCTCCTCCTTCGGCACCTACTTCAACGCCTTCCCCGCCGGCTACTGGCGCCGGTGGACGGAGGTGGGCGCCGTGACGCTGCGGGTGCGCACCTCCGGCCCGGGCACGGTGGTGGTCTACCGCTCCAACGCCAAGGGCAACATCCAGCGCACGGCGGCGCTGCCCGTCACCGGCGAGGCCTCCAGCACCTTCGAGCTGACCCTGAAGCCCTTCAACGACGGCGGCTGGTACTGGTTCGACCTGGTCGCCGGCAACGACCACCTCGTGCTCGAGGAGGCGTCCTGGTCGGCCCCGAGCGAGCGGCCCCGCGGCACCGCCACGGTGGCGGTCACCACGTTCGACCGCCCGGACTACTGCGCGCGGCTGCTGGCGACCCTCGGGGAGGCCGAGGAGCTCGCCGGCGTCCTCGACGAGGTCGTCGTCGTCGACCAGGGGCGCAGGCTCGTCACGGAGGACGAGGGGTACCCGGCCGCCGCGGCCGCGCTGGGGCAGCGGCTGCGCGTGGTGCGCCAGGCCAACCTCGGCGGCTCCGGCGGCTTCTCGCGCGGCATGGTCGAGGCGGCCGCCGGCGGGCGCAGCCGGTACGTGCAGCTCCTGGACGACGACGTCATGGTCGAGCCCGAGGGCATCGCGCGGGCGGTGGCCTTCGCCGACCTGGCCCGCACGCCCACCATCGTGGGCGGCCACATGTTCAGCCTGTACCAGCGCACGCTGCTGCACGCCCTGGGCGAGCGGGTGCAGAAGTGGCGCTTCTGGTGGGGGCCGGTGGCCGCCACCGCGGAGGACCACGACCTCGCGCACGCCAACCTGCGCGGCACCCCGTGGCTGCACCGGCGCGTGGACGTCGACTACAACGGCTGGTGGATGTGCCTGATCCCCGTCGACGTCGTCCGGCGCATCGGGGCCTCGCTGCCGGTCTTCATCAAGTGGGACGACGCCGAGTACGGCCTGCGCGCCGCGCAGGTCGACGTGCCCACCGTCTCCCTGCCCGGCGTCGCCGTCTGGCACGTGCCGTGGACGGACAAGGACGACGCCGTGGACTGGCAGGCGTACTTCCACGCCCGCAACCGCGTCGTCGCGGCGCTGCTGCACTCGCCCTACCCGCGGGGCGGCAACGTGGTGCGCGAGAGCCTCAGCACCCAGGTCAAGCACCTGCTGTCGATGCAGTACTCGACCGCGGAGCTGCGCCTGCTGGCGCTGGAGGACGCGATGGCCGGCTGGGAGCGGCTGCACGAGGACCTGCCCACCAAGCTGGCGCAGGTGCGGGCCCTGCGCGCGCGGTTCCCCGACGCCACCACGGCCCCGGACGCCGCCAGCTACCCGCGCCCCAAGCGCCGCAGGCCCCCGCGCAAGGGCCGCGACATCGAGGTGCCCGAGGGCCGGGCCGGCATCCTCGCCTCGGCCGTCACGGGCGCGGTCAAGCAGCTGCGCCCGCTCGACGACCTGGCGCGGACGAACCCGCAGGCGGCGGTGCCGCACATGGACGCGCGGTGGTGGCTGCTGTCCCAGCTGGACAGCGCCCTGGTCTCCACCGCCGACGGCACCGGCGTCGCGTGGTACCGCCGCGACCCGCGCCGCTACGCCGACCTGATGCGCCGCAGCATCGCCGTGCACCAGCGGCTCCTGCGCGAGTGGCCGCACCTGGCGGCCGCCTACCGCGAGGGCGCCGGCGAGCTGACCTCGCTCGAGCGCTGGCGGGCCACGCTGGGCCTGGACGGGCGCGGCGACGGGCGCAGCGGCGGCGACGGGCGCAGCGGGGGCGGCGGGCCGCAGCAGGGGGTCGGCAGCCCATGA